Proteins co-encoded in one Christiangramia fulva genomic window:
- a CDS encoding uroporphyrinogen-III synthase: MKVKTILVSQPEPKVENSPYFELEEKQKVKIDFIPFIHVEGVPAKEVRQQKVDLSNFTAIILTSRNAVDHFFRIAEEMRFKVPDSLKYFCQSEAVAYYLQKYVVYRKRKIYVGKRTFAELAPMIKKYKNEKFLLPSSDMLKPDVPRTLNKLGVEWKKAVFYRTVVSDLSHLKDVTYDILVFFSPSGIKSLFENFPDFKQNETRIAVFGNTTIKAAKEHGLTVNIKAPTPETPSMTMAISKYISEVNKKHQ; encoded by the coding sequence ATGAAAGTGAAAACAATTTTGGTTTCTCAGCCGGAACCTAAGGTTGAAAACTCACCTTATTTTGAGCTCGAAGAGAAGCAAAAAGTTAAAATTGATTTCATCCCATTTATTCATGTTGAAGGCGTACCTGCTAAAGAAGTAAGGCAGCAAAAAGTTGATCTTTCTAACTTTACCGCCATTATCCTTACCAGTCGTAATGCGGTTGATCATTTCTTTCGCATTGCCGAAGAAATGAGATTTAAGGTACCCGATAGTCTTAAATATTTTTGTCAGAGTGAGGCGGTAGCCTATTATCTTCAGAAATATGTGGTATATCGTAAACGGAAAATTTATGTGGGTAAGCGCACCTTTGCTGAATTGGCCCCTATGATCAAAAAGTATAAGAATGAGAAATTTCTTTTGCCTTCTTCTGATATGCTGAAGCCTGACGTGCCCAGAACTTTGAACAAGCTGGGAGTAGAATGGAAAAAAGCGGTTTTCTATCGAACCGTGGTGAGCGATCTTTCTCATCTTAAAGATGTGACGTATGATATCCTCGTGTTTTTCAGTCCAAGCGGAATAAAATCACTCTTTGAGAATTTTCCTGATTTTAAACAAAACGAAACCAGAATTGCGGTTTTTGGAAACACCACCATCAAAGCTGCCAAAGAACATGGCCTAACGGTAAACATCAAGGCGCCCACGCCTGAAACACCAAGCATGACAATGGCCATAAGTAAATACATCAGTGAGGTGAATAAAAAGCATCAGTAA
- a CDS encoding DUF4271 domain-containing protein codes for MQAIERINNSQDWITLLFLACILLLVLAKMLYPQRFDEFINLFGSGKFMAFKGKENKAFHGFNILMLCVQLLAVSAFLFIAYRYFFDSELPSLILFIRIFTAYTCLILLKTGVEKIVGNIFEIDEKMDYYVFQKISYRNFISLFVLVMTILLVYTIKVSMVILAVTGGLMLLANAIALFIIYRRNQNIIETNWFYFILYLCALEIAPYFILFKLITR; via the coding sequence ATGCAGGCCATAGAACGTATAAATAATTCACAGGACTGGATTACCCTGTTGTTCCTGGCATGCATTCTTCTACTTGTTCTCGCAAAAATGCTTTATCCACAGCGTTTTGACGAGTTCATCAACCTTTTTGGCTCGGGTAAATTTATGGCCTTTAAAGGAAAAGAGAATAAAGCTTTTCACGGATTTAACATTTTGATGTTGTGTGTGCAGCTCCTTGCAGTCTCTGCCTTTTTGTTTATAGCATACAGGTATTTTTTTGATTCGGAATTACCTTCATTAATCCTTTTTATTAGAATTTTTACCGCCTATACCTGTTTGATCCTACTTAAAACAGGGGTCGAAAAAATTGTGGGCAACATCTTTGAAATCGATGAAAAAATGGATTACTATGTTTTTCAGAAGATCAGTTACCGCAATTTTATTTCACTTTTTGTGCTGGTAATGACAATTTTGCTGGTTTATACCATCAAGGTTTCCATGGTAATTTTAGCAGTAACAGGTGGTTTGATGTTACTGGCTAACGCTATTGCACTTTTTATTATTTATAGAAGAAATCAAAATATTATTGAGACTAATTGGTTCTATTTTATTTTGTACCTTTGCGCACTCGAAATCGCCCCTTATTTTATTTTGTTCAAGCTAATTACAAGATAA
- a CDS encoding polyprenol monophosphomannose synthase codes for MVNGIIIIPTYNEIENIERIIRNVFNQRRKFHVLVVDDNSPDGTATSVRTLQAEFPDSLFLEERHGKQGLGTAYIHGFKWALKRDYDYIFEMDADFSHNPNDLIRLYNACKRDGADVAIGSRYITGVNVINWPMNRVLMSWLASRYVRFITGMDIEDTTAGFVCYKREVLEAINLNRIQFIGYAFQIEMKFKAHLLKYKIVEIPVIFTDRTRGTSKMSSSIISEAVFGVIKMKIKSLFNSIKV; via the coding sequence ATGGTGAATGGGATAATTATTATACCCACCTATAATGAAATTGAAAATATAGAACGCATAATTCGCAATGTGTTTAACCAAAGACGTAAATTTCATGTGCTGGTGGTAGATGATAATTCTCCTGATGGTACGGCGACCAGTGTGAGGACCTTACAGGCCGAATTTCCCGACAGTCTTTTCCTGGAGGAACGACATGGGAAGCAAGGTTTGGGAACTGCATATATTCATGGTTTCAAATGGGCTCTAAAGAGGGATTATGATTATATTTTTGAAATGGATGCCGATTTTTCCCATAATCCAAATGATCTCATACGCCTGTATAATGCCTGTAAAAGGGATGGGGCCGATGTTGCCATTGGTTCACGATACATCACCGGTGTAAATGTGATCAACTGGCCTATGAACAGAGTGCTGATGTCGTGGCTGGCGTCGCGTTATGTTCGCTTTATAACCGGAATGGATATCGAGGATACCACAGCCGGTTTTGTTTGTTATAAAAGGGAAGTGCTGGAAGCAATAAATCTCAACAGGATACAGTTTATAGGCTACGCATTCCAGATAGAGATGAAATTTAAAGCCCATCTTCTTAAATATAAGATTGTGGAAATACCGGTTATATTTACCGACCGTACCAGAGGCACTTCAAAAATGAGTAGCTCAATAATTTCTGAAGCCGTTTTTGGCGTTATAAAAATGAAGATTAAGAGTCTGTTTAACAGCATAAAAGTCTGA
- a CDS encoding dihydroorotase: MKKVLIKNARIVNEGKIQEGDVFIEGGIISEISDSISAKSPDVSIYDAEGTYLLPGLIDDQVHFREPGLTHKESIETGSRAAVAGGITSFFEMPNTLPQTTTKEQLDEKFRIAAETSYANYSFMFGGTNDNLSEIEKIDPKEVAALKLFLGSSTGNMLVDDEKVLEQIFKKSPVLIAVHCEDETTIKKNLQECIEKYGEDIPIELHPQIRSTEACYKSSSKAVKLAQKTGARLHVFHISTAKELSLFNNKKALKDKKITAEVCIHHLWFNDQDYAKKGTYIKWNPAIKTREDQEALLQGLIDNHIDVLATDHAPHTKEEKKNVYTKAPSGGPLVQHALPALLQMYHQGKISLEKIVEKACHNPAILFQVEKRGFIREGYKADLVLVDLNSPWAVQTDNIFSKCGWSPFEGTTFKSRVTHTFVNGRLVYKNFKHQPFTKVAEKITFER; the protein is encoded by the coding sequence ATGAAAAAAGTTTTAATTAAAAACGCAAGAATAGTAAACGAAGGAAAAATTCAGGAAGGCGACGTTTTTATTGAAGGCGGCATTATTTCTGAAATTTCCGATAGCATAAGCGCAAAATCTCCCGATGTAAGTATTTATGATGCTGAGGGAACTTACCTGCTGCCGGGTCTTATCGACGATCAGGTGCATTTCAGGGAGCCGGGACTTACTCATAAAGAATCCATAGAAACAGGGTCACGTGCGGCGGTTGCCGGCGGAATCACTTCTTTTTTCGAGATGCCCAACACGCTTCCACAAACTACCACTAAGGAACAACTCGATGAGAAGTTCAGGATTGCCGCCGAAACTTCTTATGCCAATTATTCGTTTATGTTTGGCGGGACCAACGACAACCTTAGTGAAATTGAGAAGATTGATCCCAAAGAGGTAGCGGCATTGAAACTTTTTCTTGGTTCTTCTACGGGAAATATGCTCGTTGACGATGAAAAAGTACTGGAGCAGATTTTTAAAAAATCTCCTGTACTTATCGCGGTGCATTGTGAAGATGAGACTACCATCAAAAAAAACCTTCAGGAATGTATCGAAAAGTATGGGGAGGATATTCCTATTGAATTGCATCCCCAAATTCGCAGCACTGAAGCTTGTTACAAGTCTTCTTCAAAAGCGGTAAAATTGGCTCAGAAAACTGGTGCCCGTCTGCATGTTTTTCATATTTCGACTGCTAAAGAATTAAGTCTTTTCAATAACAAAAAGGCCTTAAAAGATAAAAAGATCACGGCTGAGGTTTGTATCCACCATCTGTGGTTTAACGACCAGGATTATGCGAAAAAAGGAACTTATATCAAATGGAATCCTGCAATAAAAACCCGCGAAGATCAGGAAGCATTACTTCAGGGTCTAATTGACAACCATATTGACGTTCTTGCCACCGATCATGCGCCGCATACTAAGGAAGAGAAGAAAAATGTCTATACAAAAGCTCCCAGTGGCGGACCGCTCGTGCAACATGCGCTACCGGCACTTTTGCAAATGTACCACCAGGGAAAGATCTCTCTGGAAAAGATCGTAGAAAAAGCCTGTCATAATCCTGCGATTCTCTTTCAGGTGGAAAAACGTGGCTTTATCAGGGAAGGTTATAAGGCAGATCTTGTGCTTGTGGATTTGAATTCGCCATGGGCTGTTCAAACCGACAATATTTTTTCTAAATGCGGATGGTCTCCTTTTGAAGGCACCACTTTTAAATCCCGCGTAACCCATACTTTTGTGAACGGGAGGCTTGTCTATAAAAATTTTAAACATCAGCCTTTTACCAAAGTAGCTGAAAAAATAACTTTTGAAAGATAG
- a CDS encoding DUF4296 domain-containing protein, whose amino-acid sequence MKDRKKHILSLVALVFLLNSCQHIDKMEKPDNLIPEGKMIDILTEVSLVQAARNYNKSKLEQMGITPDDYIYKKFNIDSVQFEKSTEWYAENYVRFDRMYDSVKARIQVLKTRMDSLAEVERKIKDSISKVRKDSLRSLDPEKYDRDSIIEAKQKMLQNKNNIIHPSISTSRDSIL is encoded by the coding sequence TTGAAAGATAGAAAGAAACATATCCTATCTTTGGTAGCCCTGGTTTTTCTGTTGAATTCCTGTCAGCATATCGACAAAATGGAAAAGCCCGATAATCTAATTCCCGAAGGTAAAATGATTGATATTCTTACCGAAGTTTCTCTTGTGCAGGCTGCCAGGAATTACAACAAATCGAAACTTGAACAAATGGGAATTACTCCCGATGATTATATCTATAAGAAGTTCAATATCGATAGTGTGCAGTTTGAAAAAAGTACCGAGTGGTACGCCGAAAATTATGTGCGTTTTGATCGTATGTATGACAGCGTCAAAGCCAGAATACAGGTATTGAAGACAAGAATGGATTCTCTTGCCGAAGTGGAAAGAAAAATAAAAGACAGTATCAGTAAGGTGAGAAAAGATTCCCTGCGCTCATTAGATCCTGAAAAATATGATCGAGATTCGATCATTGAAGCCAAACAGAAAATGCTTCAGAATAAAAATAATATTATCCATCCTTCCATATCAACTTCACGAGATTCTATTCTTTAG
- a CDS encoding NAD-dependent epimerase/dehydratase family protein, whose product MILVTGGTGLVGAHLLFELTRKYDTIRATKRHSSDLQAVRKVFAYYTTAAEADLLFEKIEWITADINDIPALTEAFKEISIVYHCAALISFDPSDEKKLRRINIEGTANIVNFCIANNIKKLCYVSSVAALGSIPKQDMTDEKLNWNPEENHNDYAISKYGAEIEVWRGSQEGLEVVIVNPGIILGPGFWNNGSGEIFSRIDKGLKYHFPKVSGFVGVQDVVKAMITLTESEISNEKFILVSENLSFETVLKNVARYIHKPEPHKRLKKWMIATGWIFQKIGSWFGRKQEITRESINGLYENNFYDNSKIKQAIDLKFTPINKVLKETAEIYLQEKTKE is encoded by the coding sequence ATGATTCTTGTAACCGGCGGAACAGGACTGGTTGGAGCTCATCTTCTATTTGAGCTCACCAGGAAATACGATACAATAAGAGCGACGAAAAGACACTCCAGCGATTTGCAGGCGGTGCGAAAAGTTTTTGCCTATTATACCACCGCGGCCGAAGCAGATCTATTATTTGAAAAAATTGAATGGATCACGGCAGATATTAATGATATTCCGGCACTTACTGAAGCCTTTAAGGAAATATCTATTGTTTATCATTGCGCGGCTTTGATCTCTTTTGATCCTTCTGACGAGAAGAAACTGCGAAGGATCAACATTGAAGGAACCGCAAATATTGTTAATTTTTGCATTGCCAACAACATTAAAAAATTGTGTTATGTAAGCAGTGTAGCAGCTTTGGGATCAATTCCGAAGCAAGATATGACCGATGAAAAACTCAATTGGAATCCAGAAGAAAACCATAACGATTATGCCATTTCTAAATATGGTGCCGAAATAGAAGTCTGGCGTGGCTCTCAGGAAGGTCTCGAGGTGGTGATCGTGAATCCGGGAATTATTCTTGGACCGGGTTTTTGGAATAATGGCAGCGGAGAAATTTTCAGCAGAATTGATAAGGGATTAAAATATCATTTCCCAAAAGTCAGCGGATTTGTTGGGGTTCAAGATGTGGTGAAGGCCATGATCACTTTAACAGAATCTGAAATATCTAATGAGAAATTTATCCTGGTTTCCGAAAATCTGAGTTTTGAAACCGTCCTAAAAAATGTGGCCCGCTATATCCATAAACCGGAACCTCACAAACGCCTAAAAAAATGGATGATCGCTACCGGCTGGATCTTTCAGAAAATTGGAAGCTGGTTTGGCAGAAAGCAGGAAATTACCAGAGAATCAATAAATGGCCTCTACGAAAATAACTTTTATGACAATAGTAAAATAAAGCAGGCGATCGATTTAAAATTCACTCCGATAAACAAAGTTCTTAAAGAAACCGCTGAAATTTACCTTCAGGAAAAAACTAAAGAATAG
- the tyrS gene encoding tyrosine--tRNA ligase — protein MMKNLVEELRWRGMLHDTMPGTEEHLNEKMRSAYVGFDPTADSLHIGNLVPIMLLAHLQRAGHRPIALVGGATGMIGDPSGKSSERNLLDEETLRHNQQCVKEQLSQFLDFKSGKENDALMVNNYDWMKEISFLEFIRDVGKHITVNYMMAKDSVKNRISGEGTDGMSFTEFTYQLVQGYDFYHLFEEKDCTLQMGGSDQWGNITTGTELVRRKAGGKAYALTCPLITKSDGSKFGKSEGGNIWLDPKRTSPYKFYQYWLNTSDEDAEKYIKIFTFLGKDEIESLVEEHKEAPHKRILQKKLAEEVTLTVHNQEELENAVTASEVLFGKSTAEDFKKLNEATFLDVFEGVPQADIPLAEIEEGLDMIGALSAKTGFLNSNGEARRALKENSVSVNKEKVKEDYSITSKDLINGKYVILNKGKKNTYIIRAV, from the coding sequence ATGATGAAAAATCTGGTTGAAGAACTTAGATGGAGAGGCATGCTTCACGATACCATGCCTGGAACAGAAGAGCATTTGAATGAAAAAATGCGATCTGCCTATGTGGGATTTGATCCAACAGCCGATTCGCTTCATATAGGAAACCTGGTGCCCATAATGCTATTAGCTCATTTACAAAGAGCCGGCCACAGGCCCATCGCCCTGGTGGGTGGTGCTACCGGGATGATAGGTGATCCCAGCGGGAAGTCCAGTGAACGAAATTTACTCGATGAAGAAACCTTGCGCCACAATCAGCAATGCGTAAAAGAACAGCTTTCGCAATTCCTTGATTTTAAAAGCGGCAAAGAAAATGACGCGCTGATGGTGAACAATTACGATTGGATGAAAGAGATAAGTTTTCTTGAATTCATTCGCGATGTGGGGAAACATATCACCGTTAATTATATGATGGCTAAAGATTCGGTGAAAAACCGAATTTCGGGTGAAGGTACAGATGGTATGTCCTTTACGGAATTTACTTATCAGCTGGTGCAGGGATACGATTTTTATCATCTTTTTGAGGAAAAAGATTGTACACTGCAGATGGGAGGAAGCGACCAGTGGGGAAATATCACCACCGGAACTGAACTCGTGCGAAGAAAGGCGGGAGGTAAAGCATACGCTCTTACCTGCCCTTTAATTACCAAAAGTGATGGCAGCAAATTCGGAAAAAGCGAGGGTGGAAATATCTGGCTTGATCCAAAAAGGACTTCCCCTTATAAATTCTACCAGTACTGGCTGAATACCAGCGATGAGGATGCTGAAAAGTATATTAAAATTTTCACTTTTTTAGGAAAAGATGAGATCGAAAGTTTAGTAGAAGAGCATAAAGAAGCGCCACACAAAAGAATACTTCAGAAAAAATTGGCTGAAGAGGTTACGCTTACCGTTCATAACCAGGAAGAGCTGGAGAACGCAGTGACTGCGTCTGAAGTTCTCTTTGGAAAAAGTACCGCCGAAGATTTCAAAAAACTAAATGAAGCTACTTTTCTGGATGTTTTTGAAGGTGTACCGCAGGCTGATATTCCTTTGGCAGAAATTGAGGAAGGCCTTGATATGATAGGCGCTCTTTCGGCAAAAACCGGTTTTTTAAATTCAAACGGAGAAGCCAGAAGGGCTTTGAAAGAAAATTCAGTTTCTGTAAATAAGGAAAAAGTAAAAGAAGATTATTCCATTACAAGCAAAGATCTGATCAATGGCAAATATGTAATCCTGAATAAGGGTAAAAAGAATACCTATATCATCAGGGCGGTATAG
- a CDS encoding DUF4396 domain-containing protein has translation MTLHYIVICSLILAGICSAIVIFDIVILGNKQHMMIMNFVYPITMLYAGPIGLWFYYTIGRKSTHKAVMEAKNKGEKPPNKRKPYWQSVCVGVLHCGSGCTLGDIIAETTLIFFPLVIFGKEIFGAWAVDYILALFIGILFQYYSIKPMKGLSVKEGLKQAIKADTLSLTFWQIGMYGWMAIATWLIFDHKLHASKPLFWFMMQIAMFCGFMTAFPINWWLIKKGIKEEM, from the coding sequence ATGACTCTGCATTATATTGTTATTTGTTCTTTAATTCTCGCCGGAATCTGCTCGGCGATTGTGATTTTCGATATCGTTATTCTTGGTAATAAACAGCATATGATGATCATGAATTTTGTGTATCCCATCACTATGCTTTATGCGGGCCCTATTGGGCTTTGGTTCTATTATACCATCGGAAGAAAATCTACTCACAAAGCAGTCATGGAAGCCAAAAATAAAGGAGAAAAACCACCAAATAAAAGAAAACCCTATTGGCAAAGCGTTTGCGTTGGTGTCCTACACTGCGGAAGCGGCTGTACTTTAGGAGATATTATTGCTGAAACCACTCTCATCTTTTTCCCGCTGGTGATCTTCGGAAAGGAGATCTTTGGAGCCTGGGCGGTGGATTACATTCTTGCCCTGTTCATTGGGATTCTTTTTCAATATTATTCTATAAAACCCATGAAAGGCCTTTCGGTCAAGGAAGGATTAAAACAGGCCATAAAGGCCGATACCCTCTCACTTACTTTCTGGCAGATCGGAATGTACGGCTGGATGGCCATCGCGACCTGGTTGATTTTTGATCATAAGTTACATGCCAGTAAACCCTTGTTCTGGTTTATGATGCAGATTGCCATGTTTTGTGGATTTATGACGGCTTTCCCCATCAATTGGTGGTTGATCAAAAAAGGCATCAAAGAGGAAATGTGA
- a CDS encoding acyl transferase, whose translation MLKDDIFNISNSDEFDEVCLRVFQFQFENNEIYNQFCRLVNKDPEKVTLIEEIPFLPIEFFKTKKIISDKKNPEIIFTSSGTTGSLTSSHYVTDLTVYERSFFEGFKKFYGKPEDYIILALLPSYLERTGSSLIYMVDKLIKASRHSDSGFYLNELDLLANKLSDLDKTGKKVLLIGVSFALLDLVEKYNFNLENTFIMETGGMKGRRKEMIRQELHDILKKGFGTSQIHSEYGMTELLSQAYSTGNGIFECPPWMKILIRDPEDALNLIPPNKTGGINIIDLANINSCSFIATQDLGRITARGTEILGRFDNSDIRGCNLLII comes from the coding sequence ATGCCTAAGGGTGTTTCAGTTTCAGTTTGAAAATAATGAGATTTACAACCAGTTTTGCCGTTTAGTGAATAAAGATCCTGAAAAGGTCACTTTAATTGAAGAAATTCCTTTTTTACCCATTGAATTCTTTAAAACCAAAAAGATAATTTCCGATAAAAAAAATCCGGAAATAATCTTTACCAGCAGTGGTACCACCGGAAGTCTTACAAGCTCACATTATGTAACCGACCTCACTGTTTACGAAAGAAGCTTTTTTGAAGGATTCAAAAAGTTCTACGGAAAGCCTGAAGATTACATCATCCTGGCTTTACTGCCCTCCTATCTTGAAAGGACCGGTTCATCGCTTATTTATATGGTAGATAAGCTTATAAAAGCTTCCAGACACAGCGACAGTGGATTTTATCTTAATGAACTGGACCTGCTGGCAAATAAATTGTCAGATCTGGACAAAACAGGAAAAAAAGTGCTGCTGATCGGGGTTTCATTTGCCCTTCTCGACCTGGTTGAAAAGTATAATTTCAATCTTGAAAATACATTTATTATGGAAACCGGCGGAATGAAAGGAAGGCGAAAGGAAATGATCAGGCAGGAGCTCCACGATATTCTGAAAAAAGGTTTCGGCACTTCTCAAATTCACAGCGAATACGGAATGACCGAGCTGCTTTCCCAGGCCTATTCAACCGGAAATGGCATTTTTGAATGTCCGCCGTGGATGAAAATTCTTATTCGTGATCCAGAAGATGCACTGAACCTCATTCCTCCAAACAAAACGGGAGGAATCAACATTATCGACCTTGCGAATATTAATTCCTGTTCCTTTATTGCCACTCAGGACCTGGGACGAATTACCGCTCGAGGAACCGAGATTTTAGGGCGTTTTGACAACAGTGATATCAGAGGTTGTAACCTGCTGATAATTTAA